The Blattabacterium cuenoti genomic interval ATATTTATCAATTATTATTAGAAAATATTTTAGAACCATATTATGATATAAATCCAAAATATAGTTGGGTATTAGCAGCAGCAAAAAAAAATATTCCATTAATAATACCTGGGTGGGAAGATAGTACAATTGGGAACTTATTTGCTTCATATTGTATGAAAAAATTATTTAAACCATTTCTTGTTAAAAATGGAATAGAATATATGACGTATTTAGCAGAATGGTATAAAAAAGAATGTATTAATCATAAAATAGGATTTTTTCAAATAGGTGGAGGAATTTCTGGAGATTTTCCAATTTGCGTAGTTCCTATGTTATCACAAGATATAGGATATGATACTACTCCATTTTGGTCATACTTTTGCCAAATATCTGATTCAAATACTAGTTATGGATCATATTCAGGAGCAATCCCAAATGAAAAAATAACTTGGGGAAAACTTGATAAAGATACTCCAAAATTTATTATTGAATCAGATGCTACTATAGTAGCCCCCCTTATTTTTGCATACATATTAAATATGTAATTTTATTCTTCATTTAAAATAAAATTTATTATATGAAGAATTTATACGATATTGTAATAATTGGATCTGGACCAGGAGGTTATATCTCCGCTATTCGTGCTAGTCAACTTGGATTTAAAATCGCAATAATAGAAAAACATAAAAATTTAGGAGGGACCTGTCTGAATGTTGGTTGTATTCCATCAAAATCGTTATTAGAATCTTCTAAACGTTTTTTTTTATCAGAAAAATATTCTAAATCACATGGAATTTTTTTTGAAAAATTACATTTTGATTTAGAAAAAATGATGTATAGAAAAAATAAAATAATTGAAAATTTAAATAATGGAATAAACTATTTAATAAAAAAAAATAAAATAGATATTTATAAAGGAATTGGAGTTTTTCAATCAAAAAATATTTTATCTATAAAAAATAGCATTTCTTTAAAAGAAGAAATAAAAATACATTTTAAATTCTGTATAATTTCTACTGGATCAAAACCATTAAAAATAAAAAATTTCAATTATCATAATATTAATAATAAAGTTATTTATTCTACAGAAGCATTAAACATGAATAATATTCCAAAAAAATTAATAATAATAGGAGGAGGAATAATTGGAATAGAATTAGGATCAATTTTTAGTAGGTTAGGGAGTAAAATTACTATTATAGATTCTATAGATAGAATTATTTCCAACATGGATATTTCTTTAAGTAAAGGAGTACAAAACATATTAAAAAAACATTCAATAAACATACAAACTTCTTTATCTATTTCTGATATAACTTTAGGAAAAAACGAAGAAGTTGTTGTAACAGCAAAAAATTTTCAGGGAGAAAATTTTTTATTTACTGGGGACTACTGTTTAGTAGCAATAGGTAGAGTACCATATACAAAACATCTAGAACTAGAAAATATAGGAATTAAAACAAATGAAAAAGGATTTATTATTGTTAATGATTATTTACAAAGTTCAGTAGAAAATATATACGCTATTGGTGATGTAATAGGTGGAAAAATGTTAGCACATAAGGCAGAAGAAGAAGGGTTGCATGTTATAGAACATATAAATGGGAAAAAACTAAATAAATTAAATTATCACTTAATTCCATCAGTAATATATACTTATCCAGAAGTAGCTAGTGTAGGATATACAGAAAATGAAATTATTAATAAAAAAATAAAATATAACATAGGTATATTTCCAATGAAATCATTAGGTAGGGCTCATACTAATGGATGTACAGATGGTTTTTTAAAAATGATATCTAATAAAAAAACAGATGAAATATTAGGAATACATATAATAGGAGAACATGCAGGAGATATGATAATGGAAGGAACTGTTGCAATGGAATTTTATTCTTCTTCTGAAGATATATACAGAATATGTCATCCACATCCTACTTTAAGTGAAGCATTCAAAGAAGCAGCATTATTAAACTTTGAAAATCGTTCTATTCATATGTAATTTTTATTACCAGCAAATATAACATAAACCAATTTTTTGTAAAAAAAAATTGGTTTTTAAAAAATGTTTTGATCCAAAAAAACCAATATTTGCTGAAAAAGGAGAAGGATGTGACGTTTTTAAAACATAATGGTTGTTATCAGAATTTATTAAATAAGATTTTTCTTTTGCATATTTCCCCCATAAAAGAAAAACAATATTCTTTTTTTTATTAGAAATAACATGTATAATACTATCTGTAAATATTCTCCATCCTATATTTTTATGAGATCCAGGGGAATCTTTTCTAACTGTCAATATAGAATTTAATAACAATACTCCCTGTATAGCCCAACGTATTAATGATCCACTATAAGGAAAAAATTTACGATTAAAACAATTTTTTACTTCTAAAAATATATTTCTTAAAGATGGAGGAAATGGAATACCAATAGGTACAGAAAAACAAAGGCCATCAGCTTGATTCTCTTTATAATAAGGATCTTGCCCAATGATAACTACTTTTAAATTAGAAAAAGGACAATACTGAAAAAAAGATAAAATTTTACTTTTATCTGGATAACAAACAAATTTATCATATTCTAAAGTAAGAATTTCTTTTAATTCTTTGAAATAATCTTTTTTACTTTCCTGTTGTAAAAATATATTCCAATTGTATTTCATTTTATTTATTATGTAAAAATAATTTTTTATTAATAAGTTCTTCTTTAGTTTCTGTATTATTGCTATCAAAAATACAACAATTAACTGGACATATTGAAATACACTGTGGTTCTTCATAAAATCCTACACATTCTGTACATTTTTCTGATACAATGAAATAAATATCATTTTTTATTGGATTTTGCAAAAAAGTATATTTCATTTTTTTTTTTAAAGAAGTTCCATCTGACATCCTCCAATTTTTTCCTCCTTCATAAATTGCATTGTTAGGACATTCAGGTTCACAAGCTCCGCAATTTATGCATTCTTTTGTTATTTTTATAGACATTATAAAAAAAATTTAAAAATTTTTTCCTAAAGAAGATACAAAAATGATTTTATTTTTATTAAAATTTATTTCCTTAAAAATTTTTCCATTTATTTTAGGAATTATTAATCCATTTTTAAAAAAAGTATCATGTATTAAAATTCTACATTCATCCCAAATACTTTTTCTAATAACAGAATATAAAATACTTATGTTCCCTTCTACAATAATAGATTGAATATTTCTATTATATAGATGAATTAATATATTTTTTATTGTTTTTTTATTAAAATTTATTCGTATATATTCCGTATTTTTTTCGTTCTTCCTATTTTTTTCTGTAAAAACAATATTTTTTATATAATCATCTAAAAGTAAACAAGAATTATCCCCTTTTAATTCTTTATCAATAAAAATTCTTATAGGATTTCTACCAAACCATTTAGTATAAAAAAATTTTTTATTACAATTTATTTTTCCTGTTAAAATTCCATTTTCTTCAGATATCCATTTATGAACTATTTGTTTATAATAAATATTACAATGATTAATATTATTCATTTTTAATAATCCATTATAACTTTGACTCCATTGTAATATAATATAAGGGCGACGTTTTTTATAAAAAGTAAAAAAACGTTTATTTAAAATATAAATATTTTTTTTTAAAAAATCTTCTATAACTTCTATTCCGTTTTCTCTTAATTTTTTTATACTTATTCCTTTATATTTAGGATTTTTAGTTCCAATTACTACTCTAGAAATAAGATTATTTATAATTAAATCAACACAAGATTGTTTTTTACCGTTATAAAAACATGGTTCTAATGTTATGTAAATAGTAGATCCTAAAAAAAAATCTTTATTTTTTACATTATTAATAGCTTTTTCTTCTGCATGCCCTGTCCCTTTTTTATATAACCAATCTTCCGAAATGATTTTTCCATTTTTTTCTATAACACACCCCATCATAGGATTAGGATAAGTAAATCCAAGTCCATTTTTAGATAATTGTATGGCTCTTTCCATAAAAATTTTCATTTAGAAAATTATATTATGAATTCCATATTTTCCAAGATTCTTCAGCTTGTATATATAACATTTCTAATCCATTTTTAATTTTAGTTCCTCTTTCTTCACCTTTTTTTAAAAAAAGTGTTTTTTCTGGATTATAAACTAAATCATAAAGATAATGTTCTTCAGAAAGATATTCATATGGTATATTAGGACATAAATTTATATTTGGATAAGTACCTACAGGAGTACAATTAATAATAATTTTATATGTTTTTAATACATCTTTATTTATTTCTTCATAAGATAGGATGTAATTGCATTTTTTTTTTTTTATTCTTGAAACATATTTATATGATATTTTAAATTTATTTAAAACATAAGAAATTGTTTTAGATACGCCACCTGTTCCTAAAATTAAGGCATTCATATTCATTTTAGTTCCAAATAAATATAAATTTTCATGTAAGTAATTTATTAAAGAGATCTCAAATCCTAATATGTCTGTATTATATCCAATTTTATATTTATTATTTATTTTTATAACATTTATTGATCCTATATTTTTTGCAATAGGATCTATTTCATTTAAAAAAGGAATTATACTTATTTTATAAGGAATGGTAACATTACATCCTTTCAAATAAGGATTATCAAATATCATAATAACTTTTTCTATTGTAGAAATATCATAAATTTTATAAACAGAATTATGTATAGAATCCTTTATAAATTTATCAGAGAAAAATTTTTTAGAAAAAGAATATTTTATATTTCTACCAATCAAACCAAAAACAGACTTTGAATCATTTTTATAAATAAAAGACATAAAAATTACTCTTCTTTTTTTGATTTTATACGTTCCCTATATTTAGCTCTTAATATTTCATTTCTTCTACATTCTGACCGTTTTATATATTGTTGTCTTTCTCTAAACTCTTTTAAGACTCTAGTCTTATCAAATTTTTTTTTGCATTTTTTTAATGCTTTATCAATTGATTCACCTTCTCTTACTGTAGTAATTAAAATCATAAAACAAGAATATTAGTATATTACACAGTTTATGTGGACATTAACGGATTCGAACCGATGACCTATACTCTGTCAAAGTATTGCTCTAAACCTGCTGAGCTAAATGTCCATACTTTATTTTTTAACAAAATTAAATATTTTTTACAATATTGAATGAGAATAACATGTCATGCAAAAATATTTTAAAAAAATCTATAGAACATTTAAAAGGTTTAAGTTCTATAAAAATTAATCTATTAAATTCCGAATTAAATATATATACATATGAAGATTTTCTTTTTTTCTACCCAAAAAAATATATTTTCTATTCTTTCGTAAAAAAAATATCAGAATTATCAAATACAAAAATTTGTAATAATCTAGTACAAATATTGGGTATTATTACAAATACAAAAGAAATAGATTATAAAAATAAACAAGGAAAGATTGTTATAGCTCGTTTAGAAGACGAAACTGGATTTATTGAATTAATATGGTTCCGTAAAACTTATTTTTTAAAAAATTTAAGAAAAAATATAAAAGTAATAGTTTCTGGAAAAATAATTATTTTTCAAAAAAAAATTCAAATTATTCATCCAAACATTCAAAACTTACAAAATTATAAAAAAATTATATCTATATATCCTGTTTACAACATTTCTAAAAAACTTAAAAAAAAAGGTATTGATAATTTTCTTATAAGAAATATTTTATTGTGTATAATAAAAAAATTAAATAATAATAATATAAATATAGGTGATTTTTGTTTCCAAAATTATGTTAAAAAACAATTAATGTCAAGAAAATTAGCGTTAATTCAAATACATTTTCCAATATCTTTTAAAAAATTATTACAAGCAAAATATTCTTTAAAATTTGAAGAATTATTTATACTTAAATTATTTTTTTTATCAAAAAAAAAAATTTCATATAGTAGACCATTTAATAAAATAGGTGAAAAATTTAATATGTTTTACAAATATTTCATGCCTTTTGATTTAACCAATGGACAGAAAAAAGTATTTAGAGAAATTTGGAATGATTTGAAAAAACCAATTCAAATGAAGAGATTACTACAAGGAGATGTTGGTAGTGGGAAAACTATAATAGCAATATTATCAATATTAACTGCATTAGATAATGGATTTCAATCCTGTTTTATGGCTCCTACTGAAATTTTAGCAGTACAACATTATTATTATATAAAAAAAATATTTTCTAAAATTGGTATAAATACAGTTCTTTTAACAGGATCTGTTGAAAAATCAATAAGAAAAGATATATACAACAAAATTTATTCAGGAAAAATTTCTGTTATAATAGGGACTCACGCTTTAATATATAAAAAAGTTATATTTAATAATCTAGGATTATTAGTGATAGATGAAGAACAACGTTTTGGAGTAGAACAAAGAGAAAAAATATGCAAACAATGTAAATTTTTACCACATGTGTTAATAATGACTGCTACACCTATACCTAGAACTCTAGCAAAAGCTATATATAATGATTTAAATATTTCTATACTTGAAAATTTACCAAAAGGTAGAAAATCTATAAAAACTATTCATTGTTTTAGTGAAAACAGAGATAAAGCATTTGAAATTATAAAAAACCAATTGTTAGAAGGTAAGCAAATATATATAGTATATCCTATTATAAACGAATCTAAAATAAATAAATATACTTGTTTAATAAATGGATATGAAAAAATAAAAGAAAAATTTAAAAATATAAAGAATGAAATAGGAATTTTACATGGAGAAATGAATATTCAAGAAAAAGAAATTCAAATGAAGCAATTTTTAAATGGGAAAACAAAAATAATAACTACTACAACTGTTATAGAAGTAGGAATAGATGTACCTAATGCTACAGTTATTTTAATAGAAAATGCTAATTTTTTTGGATTATCTCAGTTACATCAGTTAAGAGGCAGGGTAGGTAGAAGTATTCATCAAAGTTATTGTATACTAATTACAGAAAAAAAAATAAGTATAGAAGGAATACTTAGAATGAAAAAAATGTGTAGTACAAACGATGGATTGGAAATAGCGAAAGAAGATCTAAAATTAAGAGGTAGTGGGAACTTAATAGGTACAGAACAAAGTGGAAAAGACTATTTTAAAATTGTAAATTTTTCAGAAGATTTGAAAATAATAAAAGAAATAATTCCAATTGCTAAAAAATTTTTTGAAAAAAACCCCAATTTTCTTAGAAAAGAAAAACACATTTTTCAAAGATATTATAAAAAAAATAAAATACAAAGTTTATTCATAAATGAATAAAGATTTGAATCATATTCAAAAAAAAATAATTGAAACCATTTATGGTCCTATACTTGTTATTGCGGGAGCAGGTTCAGGTAAAACCCGTGTAATTACATATCGTATAGCTTATATGATAAAAAAAATAGGAATTAATCCTAGCAATATATTAGCAATAACTTTTACTAATAAAGCTGCAAGAGAAATGAAAAATAGGATTTCTATAATGATAAATAAAACGGAATTAAGTAAAATTACCATAGGGACTTTTCATTCAATATTTTCTAGAATTTTAAGAGCCGAATCACATTACATTGGATATAAATCAAATTATACTATTTATGATCAAAAAGATTCAGAAAATGTTATAAAACAAATATTAAAAGATATTAGTTTTGACAAAAATTTTCATCCTAAAGAAATAAAAAACAGAATATCAGAATATAAAAATAATTTGTATTGCATTAAAAATAAAAATAATTTTTTTTATAAAATATATAAATTATATGCAAAACGTTGTTATAATGCAGGAGCATTAGATTTTGATGATATTTTGCTTCATACTAATCGTTTATTCTACTATTATCCTGATATTCTTATAAAATATCAAAATAAATTTAAATATATTTTAATTGATGAATATCAAGATACAAATATATCTCAAAATTGTATAATAAAAAATCTATATTATAAATACAAAAATATTTTTGCAGTTGGAGATGATGCTCAAAGTATCTATTCTTTTCGTGGAGCAAATATTTCAAATATTCTTAATTTTCATGTTCATTATAAAAAAGCAAAAATTTTTCGTTTAGAACAAAATTATCGTTCTACTGATTCAATAGTACAAGCATCTAATTATGTTATAGCATGTAACAAGAACCAAATATATAAAAAAATTTGGACCAACAATGAAAAAGGAGAAAAAATTAAAATATATTGTGCTTCATCTGAAACAGATGAAGCACAATATATTGCATCTTCTATTCTTTCTATAAAGAAACAAAAAGAATTACAGTATAATAGTTTTGCTATTCTTTATAGAGCAAATTTCCAATCAAAAATTATAGAATTTACATTAAAAAAAATGAAAATTCCATATAAAATATATGGAAATATTTCATTAGAAAATAGAAAAGAAATTAGAGATTTTTTATCTTATTTACGTATTATAATAAATCATTACGATGAACCATCTCTATTACGTATACTAAAAAAAAAAATAGAATATAAAAAAACTTTTGATTCTATATTAAATTTTTCAAAAGAAAAAAAAATAAGAATATATGATATAGTAAAAAACATTAATTATTATAAGATTTTTTTTAAAATAAAAAAAACTACAATAGACAAACTAAATAATTTCTTTTTTGAAATAGATAACATAAAAAAAAATTTAAATAAGAAAAATATTAAAGAAGATATAAAAAATATAATATATTTTTTCCTTAAAGAAAACCCAACAGAAAAAATTAATGACTTACAATATATTATTGATAATATAAGTTTTTACATTGATGAAAAAAAACAATTTGGAAATAATGAAAATCCTAGTTTATCAGAATTTATACAAAATTTTTATTTAGAAGAACATGAAAATGATAAAGACATTAATAAAAATAACATACATGAAAAAAACAAAGTTTCACTTATGACAATTCATTTATCAAAAGGATTAGAATTTCCTGTAGTTTTTATAACTGGATTAGAAGAAAATTTATTTCCATCAAAATCAAGTTATAATAATCCATTAAAAATAGAAGAAGAACGTAGATTATTTTACGTTGCTTTAACTAGAGCGAAAAAAATTGCTATGTTATCTTATTCTAAATATAGATTTTTATGGGGAGAAAAAAAGAAAAATACCCATAGTAGATTTATTAACGAAATGAATAAAGTACTTATAAAAATAGAAAACAAAGAAAAAAAACTTAAATCTTTATCTTTTAATTTTAAAAAATATTCTTTTGAAAAAAAAAAAATAACATGTGAAAAAAAAATAGAAAAAGGAATGAAAGTATTTCATCCTAATTTTGGAATAGGAATTATTATTAATTTTGGATTTTATAAAACAAACGAAATTGTAACAGTCCTTTTTAAAAAATTCGGAGAAAAAAGAATTTTATTGAAATTAAATAAACTTATTTTAATATAAAATATAAAAACTTATAATATAAATATAAATTGATTCCATAATATTTTTTTTAATGAAAAGTTTAGAAAAAGTTAAAATAAATTTCATCTTGCAAAAGATAATTTGTTTTGTATCTATTATTTTTTTTATTGTTAAATGGAAAACTTGGAATATTACTTCTTCATTATCTATATTTAGTGATGCAATTGAAAGTGTAATTAATATAATTAGTGGATTTATAGGATTATTAAGTATTTATATTTCTTCTTTACCAAAAGATAGAAATCATCCATATGGACATGGAAAAATAGAATTTATCTCCACAGCTATAGAAGGATGTTTAATATTCATTGCTGGAATAACCATTTTTGCAAATACTTTTGTACGTACTCAATATCATATGCATCATGATAAAATTTTATTATACAAATTAAACTATGGAATACTTTTAATGTCTATAACAGCAGTAATAAACTATTTTTTAGGATTTATAGCATGCAAGATAGGAAATAAAAATGGAACATTAGTTTTAATTGCTAGTGGTAAACATCTTAAAATAGATACTTATTCTACTTTTGTAATAGTTTTAGGATTGATTATATTAAATAAAACTAAATGTATATGGATAGATCCTATTATATCTTCTGTATTTTCTACCGTAGTGTTATATACAGGGATTAAACTATTACAAAACTCTGCAGCTGGTATTATGGATGCTTCTGATAAAAAATTGCTACAAATATTATCTTCATATATAAACCAAAAAAGAAATATTTATTGGATTGACCTTCATCATTTAAAAATTATTAAATATGGAAGTGCACTTCACGTAGATTGTCATTTAACATTACCATGGTTTTTTAATATTAAAGAATCTAATAAAGAAATAGAAAAATTATCTAAAATAACTAAAAATAAATTTGGAGATAGAGTAGAACTATCTGTTCACGTAGATGCTTGTTGTAAATATCATTGTTCATATTGTTCAAATATTTTATGTAGTGTAAGAAAAAATATTTTTAAAAAAAAAATTTTATGGACACTAGATGAAATATCTTATAAAGTACCTTATGAAAAAAATAAGTAAGATAAAATATTAAATTTTTATATAAAAATTAATATGGAATATAATACAGATCGTTTAAAATTGGTTATACCAGAATATGGTAGAAATATTCATAAAATGATAGATTATGCAATAAACATTAAAAATAGAGAAAAACGTAATCTTTGTGCATTAAAAATAATAAAGTTAATGAAAGAGTTTATGAATTTTAAATTAAAAAAATCTTTTCCTTTTTTTCAATATAAATTATGGAATCAATTATTAATTATGTCAAAATACAAACTTGATGTTGATACTCCTTTCACTATAAGAAATACAAAAAAATTTAGATTTTTTGAAAAAAAAATTGTGTATCCAGAATATTTAACTAGTTTCCGTTATTATGGAAAAATAGTTAGAAATATGATCAATGTAGCTATTAATTGTAAAAATGAACAAAAAAAGGAAGAATGGTTTTATGCTATAGCTAACACTATGAAAAAAAACTATTTAAGATGGAACAAAAATATAGTGGAAAATGATATTATTTTTAATGATCTAAAAAAACTTTCTAAAGGTAAAATATGTTTAAAAAAACATGATTTTTCTACCTTACTACAAGGTCCTTATTTCTTAAAAAAAAAAAAAATAAAGTAAGTAATGGGAGTATTTAAAATAAAGGGGGGAAATTCTTTAAAGGGTCAAATTTTTCCACAGGGATCTAAAAATGAATCTTTACAAGTTTTATGTGCTTCGTTACTAACATCTGATAAAGTTAGAATAAAAAACATTCCAAAAATAGGTGACGTAAAATGTTTAATTAAAATTATTAAAAATTTAGGAGTAATTGTAAAAAAAAATGGAGAAAGAGATTATACATTTCAAGCAAAAGATATAAATACTGAATATCTAAATACAGAAAAATTTAGGAAACATGGAAAATCTATTAGAGGTTCTATTATGATAGCTGGCCCATTACTTACAAGACTAGGAAAAGTATATATACCTATTCCAGGTGGAGATAGAATTGGACGAAGAAGACTAGATGCTCATTTAAACGGATTAAAATCATTAGGAGGTATTATCCATTATAACAATGAATTAAAATGTTTTTATTTACATTCTAAAAATAAATTACATGGTAAATATATTTTAATGGAAGAAGCATCCATAACAGGAACTGCAAATATAATAATGGCTTCTACTTTAGCAAAAGGAAAAACTATAATTTATAATGCTGCATGTGAACCATATATACAACAATTATGCAAAATGTTAAATAATATGGGTGCAAAAATAAAAGGTATTGGAACTAACTTATTAAATATTACAGGAGTATATGAATTAAAAGGATGTATACATACTATACTACCAGATATGGTAGAGATTGGTAGTTGGATAGGTTTAGCAGCTATAACTTGCTCTGAAATATGTATTAAAAATGTAAGTTGGAAAAATTTAGGAATTATTCCAAATGTATTTGAAAAAATGGGTATAAAAATTAACAGAAAACAAGATGATATTTATATTCCATTTCAAAAATTTTATAAAATAAAAAAATTATTAAATAACGCTATTCTAACTATATCAGATGCTCCATGGCCAGGATTAACTCCAGATTTATTAAGTATTTTAACTGTAGTGGCAACTCAAGCTGAAGGGTGTGTTTTAATTCATCAAAAAATGTTTGAGAGTAGATTATTTTTTATAGATAATTTAATTGAAATGGGTGCACAAATAATATTATGTGATCCTCACAGAGCAACCGTAATCGGGCTAAATCATAAATCATATTTACGTGGATCTATACTAAATTCTCCAGATATAAGAGCTGGAATTTCTCTACTTATTGCTGCTCTTTCTGCTAAAGGTACT includes:
- a CDS encoding cation diffusion facilitator family transporter — its product is MKSLEKVKINFILQKIICFVSIIFFIVKWKTWNITSSLSIFSDAIESVINIISGFIGLLSIYISSLPKDRNHPYGHGKIEFISTAIEGCLIFIAGITIFANTFVRTQYHMHHDKILLYKLNYGILLMSITAVINYFLGFIACKIGNKNGTLVLIASGKHLKIDTYSTFVIVLGLIILNKTKCIWIDPIISSVFSTVVLYTGIKLLQNSAAGIMDASDKKLLQILSSYINQKRNIYWIDLHHLKIIKYGSALHVDCHLTLPWFFNIKESNKEIEKLSKITKNKFGDRVELSVHVDACCKYHCSYCSNILCSVRKNIFKKKILWTLDEISYKVPYEKNK
- the murA gene encoding UDP-N-acetylglucosamine 1-carboxyvinyltransferase, which codes for MGVFKIKGGNSLKGQIFPQGSKNESLQVLCASLLTSDKVRIKNIPKIGDVKCLIKIIKNLGVIVKKNGERDYTFQAKDINTEYLNTEKFRKHGKSIRGSIMIAGPLLTRLGKVYIPIPGGDRIGRRRLDAHLNGLKSLGGIIHYNNELKCFYLHSKNKLHGKYILMEEASITGTANIIMASTLAKGKTIIYNAACEPYIQQLCKMLNNMGAKIKGIGTNLLNITGVYELKGCIHTILPDMVEIGSWIGLAAITCSEICIKNVSWKNLGIIPNVFEKMGIKINRKQDDIYIPFQKFYKIKKLLNNAILTISDAPWPGLTPDLLSILTVVATQAEGCVLIHQKMFESRLFFIDNLIEMGAQIILCDPHRATVIGLNHKSYLRGSILNSPDIRAGISLLIAALSAKGTSIIKNIEQIERGYENIELRLQSIGANITRIE
- a CDS encoding ATP-dependent helicase, which produces MNKDLNHIQKKIIETIYGPILVIAGAGSGKTRVITYRIAYMIKKIGINPSNILAITFTNKAAREMKNRISIMINKTELSKITIGTFHSIFSRILRAESHYIGYKSNYTIYDQKDSENVIKQILKDISFDKNFHPKEIKNRISEYKNNLYCIKNKNNFFYKIYKLYAKRCYNAGALDFDDILLHTNRLFYYYPDILIKYQNKFKYILIDEYQDTNISQNCIIKNLYYKYKNIFAVGDDAQSIYSFRGANISNILNFHVHYKKAKIFRLEQNYRSTDSIVQASNYVIACNKNQIYKKIWTNNEKGEKIKIYCASSETDEAQYIASSILSIKKQKELQYNSFAILYRANFQSKIIEFTLKKMKIPYKIYGNISLENRKEIRDFLSYLRIIINHYDEPSLLRILKKKIEYKKTFDSILNFSKEKKIRIYDIVKNINYYKIFFKIKKTTIDKLNNFFFEIDNIKKNLNKKNIKEDIKNIIYFFLKENPTEKINDLQYIIDNISFYIDEKKQFGNNENPSLSEFIQNFYLEEHENDKDINKNNIHEKNKVSLMTIHLSKGLEFPVVFITGLEENLFPSKSSYNNPLKIEEERRLFYVALTRAKKIAMLSYSKYRFLWGEKKKNTHSRFINEMNKVLIKIENKEKKLKSLSFNFKKYSFEKKKITCEKKIEKGMKVFHPNFGIGIIINFGFYKTNEIVTVLFKKFGEKRILLKLNKLILI
- a CDS encoding DUF4290 domain-containing protein; the encoded protein is MEYNTDRLKLVIPEYGRNIHKMIDYAINIKNREKRNLCALKIIKLMKEFMNFKLKKSFPFFQYKLWNQLLIMSKYKLDVDTPFTIRNTKKFRFFEKKIVYPEYLTSFRYYGKIVRNMINVAINCKNEQKKEEWFYAIANTMKKNYLRWNKNIVENDIIFNDLKKLSKGKICLKKHDFSTLLQGPYFLKKKKIK